A single window of Hyphomicrobiales bacterium DNA harbors:
- the iolB gene encoding 5-deoxy-glucuronate isomerase, which translates to MSKLLVKPQAADAEGCVQTITPESAGWSHVGFAVHRLADGQTLTRATGDREHCLVLLSGKVTATAGETDFGVIGGRASPFEADPWSLYVPAGSQWSITAEGPCEVAVCSAPGVVGARPARLITPRDVGCQTRGEGSNTRHVRNILPETEPADGLLVVEVITPAGCWSSYPPHKHDADRLPAESQLEETYYHRLHPPQGFGFQRVYTDDRSLDETFAFADGDVVLVPRGYHPVGAPHGYDLYYLNVMAGPKRIWKFHNDPAHEWMLGS; encoded by the coding sequence ATGTCCAAGTTACTCGTCAAGCCGCAGGCGGCCGACGCCGAGGGATGCGTGCAGACCATAACACCGGAGAGCGCCGGCTGGAGCCATGTGGGCTTCGCCGTTCATCGGCTGGCGGACGGCCAGACGCTCACCCGCGCCACCGGCGACCGCGAGCACTGCCTCGTGCTGTTGTCCGGCAAGGTCACCGCGACGGCCGGCGAGACCGATTTCGGCGTCATCGGCGGCCGTGCCTCGCCCTTCGAGGCCGACCCGTGGTCGCTTTACGTGCCAGCGGGATCGCAGTGGTCGATCACGGCTGAGGGTCCCTGCGAGGTTGCGGTATGCTCCGCGCCGGGTGTCGTCGGTGCACGTCCGGCGCGGCTCATCACGCCACGGGATGTCGGTTGCCAGACGCGGGGCGAGGGCAGCAATACCCGCCACGTGCGCAATATTCTGCCGGAGACGGAGCCTGCCGACGGTTTGCTGGTGGTGGAGGTCATTACGCCCGCGGGCTGCTGGTCGAGCTATCCGCCGCACAAGCACGACGCGGACAGGCTGCCCGCCGAGTCGCAGCTCGAGGAAACCTACTATCACCGGCTGCACCCGCCGCAGGGCTTCGGCTTCCAGCGCGTCTACACCGATGACCGGTCGCTCGATGAGACCTTCGCCTTCGCGGACGGCGACGTCGTCCTTGTGCCGCGCGGCTACCATCCTGTCGGCGCGCCCCATGGCTACGACCTGTATTATCTCAATGTCATGGCGGGACCGAAGCGTATCTGGAAGTTTCACAACGACCCGGCGCATGAGTGGATGCTGGGATCGTGA
- the mocC gene encoding Rhizopine catabolism protein MocC, translating to MAIRIGANPIGWSNDDLQDIGGATTLETCLAEAREAGFEGMELGHKFPREPEALKAALAPFGMACISGWYSAELLRRDAEVEMQHLRPHLDLLKAMGSTVLVFAETSNAIHGDRSRPLSQRPVMKAGDWAEFGRCITEVAERTYAEGVRLVYHHHMGTIVESEADINAFMAATGEVVHLLLDTGHATWGGADPAALARRYRPRISHVHAKDVRRPVMEQARAEDWSFLDAVLGKGGELGVYTVPGDGMVDYAAVFKALPGYSGWVVVEAEQDPEKAHPLTYAKKGVAHLKQSLKEAGLA from the coding sequence ATGGCAATTCGCATCGGCGCCAACCCCATCGGTTGGTCGAACGACGACCTGCAGGATATCGGCGGCGCCACCACGCTGGAGACCTGCCTCGCTGAGGCGCGCGAGGCCGGATTCGAGGGCATGGAGCTCGGCCACAAGTTCCCGCGCGAACCGGAGGCGCTGAAGGCCGCGCTCGCGCCCTTCGGCATGGCCTGTATCTCCGGCTGGTATTCGGCCGAACTGTTGCGCCGCGACGCCGAGGTCGAGATGCAGCATCTCAGGCCGCATCTCGACCTCCTGAAGGCGATGGGCTCAACCGTGCTCGTCTTCGCCGAAACCTCGAACGCCATCCATGGCGACCGGTCGCGGCCCCTGTCGCAACGGCCGGTGATGAAGGCCGGCGACTGGGCGGAGTTCGGCCGGTGCATCACGGAGGTCGCCGAGCGGACCTACGCGGAGGGTGTGCGGCTGGTCTACCACCACCACATGGGCACGATCGTCGAGAGCGAGGCCGATATCAACGCCTTCATGGCAGCGACCGGCGAGGTCGTGCATCTCCTGCTCGACACCGGCCATGCCACCTGGGGCGGGGCCGATCCGGCCGCGCTCGCGCGGCGCTATCGCCCGCGCATCAGCCATGTGCATGCCAAGGATGTGCGCCGCCCCGTGATGGAACAGGCGCGTGCCGAGGACTGGAGCTTCCTCGATGCGGTGCTGGGCAAGGGAGGCGAACTCGGCGTCTATACGGTGCCGGGCGACGGCATGGTCGACTATGCTGCCGTGTTCAAGGCGTTGCCGGGCTATTCCGGCTGGGTCGTCGTCGAGGCCGAGCAGGATCCGGAAAAGGCGCATCCGCTCACCTATGCGAAAAAGGGCGTTGCCCATCTCAAGCAAAGTCTCAAGGAGGCGGGGCTCGCCTGA
- the iolD gene encoding 3D-(3,5/4)-trihydroxycyclohexane-1,2-dione hydrolase, whose protein sequence is MATVRLTMAQALVAAMAAQKTMVGGRVEPIFAAVWAIFGHGNVAGLGEALHGARDRLPTLRAHNEQAMAHAAIAFAKTARRRRMMAVTSSIGPGATNMVTAAAVAHVNRLPLLLLPGDVFAGRRPDPVLQQIEDFGDGTVSANDCFRPVSRYFDRITRPEQLIPAFDRAMQVLTDTADCGPVTLALCQDVQTEAYDYPESFFAERLWRPRRLRPDEAELEQAIALLRDARRPLVVAGGGVLYSEAEQALAEFCTAHGIPAAETQGGKSSLPHGHPLNLGAIGVTGTAAANEAARRADVVLAVGTRLQDFTTGSWTLFDDPAVQIIGLNTQAFDAGKHRARPLVADAKAGLAGITAALAGWTAPAAWRAGAEAARADWLETAARYTAAGNADLPSDAQVIGAVQRQSAPSDIVLCAAGGLPGELHKLWQPGAPGGYHMEYGYSCMGYEIAGGLGAKLADPARDVIVMVGDGSYLMMNSEIATSVMLGAKLTIVVLDNHGFGCINRLQNATGGAPFNNLLRDTRHETLPEIDFAAHAASLGALSRKVGGLAELESALAEARGHDRTSVIVIDTDPLASTDAGGHWWDVAVPEMSVRDEVKAARRHYDEALARRDN, encoded by the coding sequence ATGGCAACAGTAAGGCTCACCATGGCGCAGGCGCTGGTCGCAGCCATGGCGGCACAGAAGACGATGGTCGGGGGACGGGTGGAACCGATCTTCGCGGCCGTCTGGGCGATCTTCGGACATGGCAATGTCGCCGGGCTCGGCGAGGCGCTCCATGGTGCGCGCGACCGCCTGCCCACGCTTCGCGCCCACAACGAGCAAGCCATGGCGCATGCGGCCATCGCCTTCGCCAAGACCGCGCGGCGGCGGCGGATGATGGCGGTGACGAGCTCGATCGGACCGGGCGCGACCAACATGGTCACGGCGGCTGCCGTCGCCCATGTCAACCGCCTGCCGCTGCTGCTGCTTCCCGGCGACGTTTTCGCCGGACGCCGGCCGGACCCGGTCTTGCAGCAGATCGAGGATTTCGGGGACGGCACCGTCTCCGCGAACGACTGTTTTCGCCCGGTTTCGCGCTATTTCGATCGCATCACGCGACCCGAGCAGCTCATTCCGGCCTTCGACCGGGCGATGCAGGTGCTGACCGACACGGCCGATTGCGGGCCGGTGACGCTCGCGCTCTGCCAGGACGTGCAGACCGAGGCCTATGATTATCCCGAGAGCTTTTTCGCCGAGCGCCTCTGGCGGCCTCGGCGCCTGCGGCCGGACGAGGCGGAACTTGAACAGGCGATCGCGCTCCTCCGGGATGCGAGGCGCCCACTGGTGGTGGCCGGCGGTGGCGTGCTCTACAGCGAGGCGGAACAGGCGCTCGCGGAATTCTGCACCGCACACGGCATCCCGGCGGCGGAGACCCAGGGCGGCAAGAGCAGCTTGCCACACGGACATCCGCTGAATCTGGGCGCCATCGGCGTCACCGGTACGGCCGCCGCCAACGAGGCGGCACGGCGCGCCGATGTCGTGCTGGCTGTCGGGACGCGGCTGCAGGATTTCACCACCGGCTCCTGGACGCTGTTCGATGATCCCGCCGTTCAGATCATCGGCCTGAACACGCAGGCCTTCGATGCCGGCAAGCACCGCGCGCGGCCGCTAGTCGCCGATGCGAAGGCAGGCCTTGCGGGAATTACCGCGGCGCTGGCGGGCTGGACGGCGCCGGCGGCGTGGCGCGCCGGCGCCGAGGCCGCCCGCGCGGACTGGCTCGAGACCGCGGCGCGCTACACGGCGGCGGGGAACGCTGACCTGCCGAGCGATGCCCAGGTGATCGGCGCCGTCCAGCGCCAGAGCGCACCGAGCGATATCGTGCTGTGCGCGGCCGGGGGCCTACCCGGCGAGTTGCACAAGCTCTGGCAGCCCGGGGCGCCCGGCGGCTACCACATGGAATACGGCTATTCCTGCATGGGCTACGAGATCGCCGGCGGGCTAGGCGCCAAGCTCGCCGATCCGGCGCGCGACGTCATCGTCATGGTCGGCGATGGCTCCTACCTCATGATGAATTCAGAGATCGCCACCTCGGTGATGCTGGGCGCGAAGCTGACTATCGTCGTGCTCGACAACCACGGCTTCGGCTGCATCAACCGCCTGCAGAATGCCACCGGCGGCGCGCCCTTCAACAATCTGTTGCGTGACACCCGCCATGAGACGCTGCCGGAGATCGATTTCGCCGCGCATGCGGCGTCGCTGGGGGCCCTCTCGCGCAAGGTGGGCGGCCTCGCCGAGCTCGAGAGTGCGCTCGCGGAGGCGCGCGGCCATGACCGCACCAGCGTCATCGTGATCGACACGGACCCTCTGGCCTCCACCGATGCCGGCGGCCATTGGTGGGATGTCGCGGTGCCCGAAATGTCCGTGCGTGACGAGGTCAAGGCGGCGCGCCGCCACTACGACGAGGCGCTCGCGCGGCGCGACAACTGA